The following DNA comes from Enterocloster bolteae.
ACAACATTCAACACAGTCTATTTTATGACAGTCTGATTTATCTCAATGGTATTATTTACGTCAATGGTTTTGTATTGTCTGGCTCAGGCAGAAATTTCCTCAGAAAAAAGTGACAGATGGAACGGAGAGAGGGGGTAGTGTATTCAGTTTACATAGTTTTATGTCGTATGCCTTGTACGGCATCATGTCTTATTGTGCCTTTATGGATATCAGGCGTTACCGGATACCTAACAGGGCCCTGGCGGCGGCAGCTGCTGCAGGGCTGGCTGTTTCGGTGGAGGCCTGGGTGTCCGGAGCCGGGAATGTTGGGTTATGGGCGGCAGGCATAGGCTTTTGGATGCAGGATACTGGTTTTTGGGCGGCTGCAGCTGAGGGCGCTGCTGTATTTATAATGCGGCTGATGTTGGCGGCCGCAGCCGGTTTCCCATTTTTCCTGCTGCGGATGGTGGGGGCCGGGGATATTAAATTTATGGCCCTTGTGGCAGGCTGTTTTGGCCTGGAGAGAGGATTTTGGTCCGTTGTGATTGGTTTGTGTCTGGGAGCTGTTCTGGCTCTCGGAAAGATGCTGCGAGAGGGCAGCATATGTCAGAGATTCTTGTATTTAACTGCCTATATCAGGCGTTTGATTCAGAGTAAAGAAATTGAGGCGTACTACTGCCCGGAGCGGGATGGATATAAGTGCGTAATTCCATTGGGAGCCTGTTTTTTTGCGGGGACTCTTATTTCAGTGTTGTGGAAGGGATGAGTGATGGGTGTTAAGGTGCGTATGCGCCAGGAAGAAACGAGGTGAGAAGTGAATATATGGTAAAGATTCTGGCGGTCTATGACGCTGATCCCGCCTTTGGGGAACGGCTGGCGGATTATGTGAATCAGAAGGAAAAGATTCCGTTTACAGCCATGGCATTTTCCAGCCTGGACAGGCTTATAGAATATGGGGAAGATCATCCTATAGAAATCCTGCTGGTAGATGAGAGTTCACGGGCGCTGGTGGGAGATGTGAAGGCAGAGCAGGTCATGGTGCTGTGTGACGGGGCGCTGGTGGATGGGCCGGATATATTTCCGGCCATCTACAAGTACCAGTCCGGGGATTGTATCATGCGTGAGGTGCTGGCTTCCTACTGCAGCCGGCCAGTGGAGCCGGCGCTGGCCCTTCTGGGGTCCAGGGCCCTGGTAGTAGGAATATATTCCCCTGTGAACCGGTGCTTTAAGTCCTCGCTGGCCCTGACCATAGGGCAGGTGATGGCGAAAAAGGAGTCGGTGCTGTATCTGAATCTGGAGGAATATTCAGGATTTACCAGGCTGATTGACAGTGAGTACAAGGCCGATTTATCAGATGTTCTGTATCTGTACAGGCAGGGAGGGTATAACTGGATGAAGCTAAAGTCCATGATCAGCAACTGGGGGAATATGGATTTTATACCTCCGGTGAGGTATGCGGAGGATTTAAGCCAGGTGGCGCCGGAGGATATGGCGCAGCTCATAGACAGGATTGCGAGGGAGAGCGGCTATGACAGGCTGGTGGTGGACGTGGGCCAGATGGGAAGGGGGGCTCTTCCCGTTCTATCCATGTGTAATGTGGTGTATATGCCGGTCAGGGAGGACTATATCTCAGCCGCCAAGATAGAGGAGTTTGAGGAGTACCTGGAGGAAGCAGACGATGCCGGGGTCAGGGACAGAATCCAGAAACTGAGACTGCCCAGGCATACAGGTATTGCGAAACAGGAAGGGTATCTGGAACAGCTGATATGGGGGGAGATGGGGGATTTTGTGCGGCAGCTTTTAAACGGAAAGCAGCCGGAGAGATAAGGAATGGAGGGAGGAGGAGTGAGAAGGGAGAGTCAGGAATAAAGAACAGGGAAAGGAAAAAGAAGGAAAATTGAGCTATGGAAGAGAGGGAGAGTAAAAGGAGGAGCCGTGAAGGTGTGCGGTGGCTCATAAGGGAGCGCATTATGGAGGAACTGCAGGAAAGGCACCATATGGACGACGGAGAACTGCTGGAAATGATTGACAGGTCCATAGGCGAGATGGGGCAGGAAATATTTCTGCCCTTAAAGGAACGGCTCTGGCTGCGCGGCAGCCTCTTTGACAGCTTCCGTCGTCTGGATATCCTGCAGGAGCTTATTGACGACAGCTCCGTGTCGGAAATCATGGTGAATGGAGCAGGAAAGATATTTATGGAGAGAAACGGAAGAATGGAATTATGGGACAGGAATTTTGAGAGGCCGGAACAGCTGGAGGATATCATACAGCAGATTGTAAGCAGGGTCAACCGTGTGGTGAATGTGTCCTCTCCTATGGTGGATGCCAGGCTGGAAGATGGTTCCAGGGTCCATGTGGTTCTGCCGCCTGTGGCTCTTGATGGTCCTGTTGTTACTATAAGGAAATTCCCTGACCCGATTACCATGGAAAAGCTGATTCGTTTCAAAGCCATAAGTACAGAGGCAGCCGGCTTTCTGGAGCAGCTGGTGGAGGATGGATGCAATATGTTTATCAGCGGAGGGACAAACTCTGGAAAAACCACATTCCTGAATGCATTGTCATCCTTCATACCCTCCGGTGAGCGTGTAATAACCATTGAGGATTCTGCTGAATTGCAGATAACACAGGTTCCAAATCTTGTGCGTCTGGAGACAAGAAACGCCAATACGGAGGGAGAAGGAGAAATTACCATGAGCCAGCTGATTAAGGCGGCTCTGCGCATGAACCCCAATCGCATTGTAGTGGGCGAAGTGAGGGGGAAGGAGGCTTTGGACATGCTCCAGGCCATGAACACAGGCCATCCCGGAAGTCTTTCCACAGGTCATGGGAACAGCCCGCGGGACATGATAAGCAGACTGGAAACCATGGTGCTGATGGCGGCGGACCTTCCGCTGGCAGCAATCAGGAGCCAGATTGTGTCGGCCCTGGACATCATGGTCCATCTGGGCCGGCTGAAGGATGGGAAAAGAAGAGTTTTATCCATTATGAGAATAGGAGGTTTGCAGAATGGAGAGGTGGAGCTGGAACCATTGTTTGAATACGACGGTAAGGAGGACCGGCTTTGTCAGAAAGGGGGAAGGACACAGGCGGGACCTGGTTAGGCAGGAAATTGCCAGGAGGAAACCGGAAAAGAAGGTTCCCAGGGCCAGGCCTCCCGACCGGGTGGATTACAGTACCTACAGACTTACTGCCGGAGAGTGGCTGTTATACGGAGCTCTGGGGGTGGGAGCCTGTGGGCTGGCATCCTATGTCTTTTACCGCAGTGTGGTGGTGTTCCTGATTCTGATGCCTGTTGGGGCCTGTTATCCTTTATACAGGAGATCGAATTTGAAGAAGGAGAGGGCCCGGCGGCTGGAACTGCAGTTCAAGGAGGGAATTCAGGTTCTGTCCTCCTTCCTGAGCGCAGGGTATTCATTGGAAAACGGACTTACCCTTAGCATAAAGGAGCTGGAAATACTGTTTGGAAGGAGGGAGATGATTACAGAAGAATTCCGGATCCTCTCCGATGGAATCCGGATGAACCGTCCGGCAGAGGAGCTGTTTATGGATTTTGGCCGGCGCAGCGGAGTGGAGGATGTGGACAATTTTGCCCAGGTCCTGTCAGCGGCTAAACGAAGCGGAGGCGAGCTGGTGGAAATCATCCGGCAGACAGCGGGAATTATCAGGGACAAGGTACAGGTCAAGGAGGAGATACACACCATGCTTGCCTCCAGGATTTTCGAACAAAGAATTATGAATCTGATACCGTTCTTGATTGTGCTCTACATTGACCTTACATCCCCTGGTTTTTTCAGCGTGATGTACGGTACCTGGATGGGCCGGAGTGTGATGACCATGTGTCTGGCGGCCTATGCGGGTGCGCTGGTTCTGGCCGGTAAGATACTGGACATTGAGGTGTGAAAGGCAGGTGAGGCGGACGATAAAGGTGAGAAAAAGACCGGCAGAGAGGCTTTATGCCTGGATTGGCCGGAAGCAGATCCTTTGTCTTATGGCTGGCCTTTTCATAGGAATGGCGGCTCAGTTGTGGCAGCGTACAGACAGTGCGCTTTTGGAAGGAGATACCCTGGCCAGGGGAAATTATGGGCAGGGGGATCAGACATACAGCCTGATAGTGGAGGGGCTTGGGGAGAAGGAGGTTCCTGTGGAAATGGTCCTGTCAGAAAGGATGTATACAAAACAGGAGGCACATAAGACTTATGAGGCTGTGATGGTCCAGCTTCCGCAGCTCATACTTGGGAATAATCCGTCTCTTGAGGATGTAAGGCAGGATCTGAACCTGCTTACATATCTGGACAGCTATGGAATAAGGCTCAGGTGGGAATCGGATGAGCCGGAGCTTTTGGATTCCTTCGGTGAACTGCATGTGCAGGAGCTGAAACAGAGGGGGATAGGCGAACAGGGAATCAAAATCAGCCTGCATGTGCGCATGACAGAGGGAAACTGGCCGGAGGAGTATGAACTGTCTGTGTGCGTAAAGCCGCCGGTGCTTACGCAACAGGAACAGACGGAGGAAGCATTTGTGGAATTTCTTAAGAGTCAGGATGAATTGCAGTCCTACACTGCTTATATGAAGCTTCCGGAGGAATATCAGGGTCAGAGCCTGAAATACAGCCTGCCGGAGGAGTCTGTGTTTGTTCCTGTGATGGGATTGGGGGTGGCAGGAGCTGTATTATGTTTTTTCGGGGACC
Coding sequences within:
- a CDS encoding prepilin peptidase, coding for MSYALYGIMSYCAFMDIRRYRIPNRALAAAAAAGLAVSVEAWVSGAGNVGLWAAGIGFWMQDTGFWAAAAEGAAVFIMRLMLAAAAGFPFFLLRMVGAGDIKFMALVAGCFGLERGFWSVVIGLCLGAVLALGKMLREGSICQRFLYLTAYIRRLIQSKEIEAYYCPERDGYKCVIPLGACFFAGTLISVLWKG
- a CDS encoding CpaF family protein is translated as MEERESKRRSREGVRWLIRERIMEELQERHHMDDGELLEMIDRSIGEMGQEIFLPLKERLWLRGSLFDSFRRLDILQELIDDSSVSEIMVNGAGKIFMERNGRMELWDRNFERPEQLEDIIQQIVSRVNRVVNVSSPMVDARLEDGSRVHVVLPPVALDGPVVTIRKFPDPITMEKLIRFKAISTEAAGFLEQLVEDGCNMFISGGTNSGKTTFLNALSSFIPSGERVITIEDSAELQITQVPNLVRLETRNANTEGEGEITMSQLIKAALRMNPNRIVVGEVRGKEALDMLQAMNTGHPGSLSTGHGNSPRDMISRLETMVLMAADLPLAAIRSQIVSALDIMVHLGRLKDGKRRVLSIMRIGGLQNGEVELEPLFEYDGKEDRLCQKGGRTQAGPG
- a CDS encoding type II secretion system F family protein → MDYSTYRLTAGEWLLYGALGVGACGLASYVFYRSVVVFLILMPVGACYPLYRRSNLKKERARRLELQFKEGIQVLSSFLSAGYSLENGLTLSIKELEILFGRREMITEEFRILSDGIRMNRPAEELFMDFGRRSGVEDVDNFAQVLSAAKRSGGELVEIIRQTAGIIRDKVQVKEEIHTMLASRIFEQRIMNLIPFLIVLYIDLTSPGFFSVMYGTWMGRSVMTMCLAAYAGALVLAGKILDIEV